The following proteins are encoded in a genomic region of Bacillus sp. Marseille-Q1617:
- a CDS encoding extracellular solute-binding protein: MNAWKKFMTGAAISTMLFAGGCSGGSSETGSESSGDKVVLDYWHTYSDQEEVILNEKIKPLFEKEHPEIELKLTRMPYEGLKQQVIAGVSGGEAPDLMRMDIVWVSEFAKMGALQEVSGMEGFEDVKNSVFEAPMATNIYDGKYYGVPVNTNTKIAIYNKGLLEKAGYTEAPKTMDELKDAAKKAVDAGAKGGIGIGGSNTWGFLPYFWSLGGKLTNDDYTKFDGFLNSKESVAAVEEMASWQKDKLLSPTILGGEPGAWDGMKAGQYLMLDDGPWFYSILGNEEGSKFNPEEQTVSGLIPEGPGGSRSVIGGENLVTFAGSEHPEEAWTFAKWMLTEEPQKLMAEAGLIPTNKNAANDPKVIENPIVEKYVKQLETALPRTPIAEWSEIEEVINLNFEKVMRGKMKPKEAMDDAAKKADAILQQ, translated from the coding sequence ATGAATGCTTGGAAGAAGTTTATGACGGGTGCAGCGATATCCACGATGTTGTTTGCTGGAGGATGCAGCGGGGGATCGAGTGAGACTGGGTCTGAGAGCAGTGGCGACAAGGTCGTGTTGGATTATTGGCATACGTATAGTGATCAGGAAGAGGTCATTCTTAATGAGAAGATCAAACCATTGTTTGAGAAGGAGCATCCTGAGATTGAGTTGAAGCTTACGAGGATGCCCTATGAAGGATTGAAGCAGCAGGTGATCGCGGGGGTATCCGGCGGGGAAGCGCCTGATTTGATGCGTATGGATATTGTGTGGGTTTCTGAGTTTGCGAAGATGGGCGCCCTACAGGAAGTCAGCGGCATGGAAGGGTTCGAGGATGTGAAGAACAGTGTCTTTGAAGCTCCGATGGCGACGAACATCTATGATGGTAAGTATTATGGCGTGCCGGTCAATACAAATACGAAAATAGCAATCTATAATAAAGGTCTACTTGAAAAAGCTGGCTACACGGAAGCGCCTAAGACGATGGATGAGTTGAAGGATGCAGCGAAGAAGGCAGTGGATGCCGGAGCTAAAGGCGGGATCGGCATCGGCGGAAGCAATACGTGGGGATTCCTTCCGTACTTCTGGAGTCTTGGCGGCAAGTTGACGAATGATGATTATACAAAGTTTGACGGGTTTTTAAATAGTAAGGAAAGCGTTGCTGCGGTTGAAGAAATGGCTTCATGGCAGAAGGATAAGCTGCTTTCTCCTACCATTCTTGGCGGTGAACCTGGCGCCTGGGACGGAATGAAAGCCGGTCAGTACCTGATGCTGGATGACGGCCCTTGGTTCTACAGTATTCTTGGAAATGAAGAAGGCAGCAAATTCAATCCGGAAGAACAAACAGTCAGCGGACTGATTCCTGAAGGTCCTGGTGGAAGCCGTTCTGTTATCGGCGGTGAGAACCTTGTCACATTTGCAGGTTCCGAACACCCTGAAGAAGCATGGACGTTTGCGAAATGGATGTTGACAGAAGAGCCTCAGAAATTGATGGCTGAAGCAGGATTGATTCCTACGAATAAGAACGCTGCGAATGATCCGAAAGTGATTGAGAATCCGATTGTTGAGAAATATGTCAAGCAGCTGGAAACAGCGCTGCCGCGTACACCGATTGCTGAGTGGTCGGAAATTGAAGAGGTCATTAACTTGAACTTTGAGAAAGTGATGCGCGGGAAGATGAAACCGAAAGAAGCAATGGATGATGCAGCGAAGAAAGCGGATGCCATTCTTCAACAGTAA
- a CDS encoding sensor histidine kinase: MIQLLQKRLAAKVILTILVVCLIPTVFNSVFFYRSASDVVKENVRESSRQIARQAAESLSFIFSNGSDMSDLIYSNERIQEIVKDDLKSGSPAAGKEENQEYMTSYLNSNIYTSSFVRILYVLKQEGKSWGSGTFSPYKLSQVNVDEMDWAEEAVRRDGELVWGGLEYDRFSGAGENTDLVLPITRVLKDFDTMENIAYVQVGLDGKAILDKINQIKLGKTGHFFVVNEQAEVVIDNDLESLHKPVENKEMRDYILSQKREFEYEEEDIPYYGVTEPIGNGWLIVGRVPTSEITGEIISIQKIIIGASVIFGILAILVGSFIAKKVTDPVKILTQQMKLVGEGNLKVRTSVDSKDEIGMMSSEFNHMINRVEELLEQVKEEQHQKQEAVLRAIKHRINPHFLFNTLSTIRWLVQFKQTERANTALTALSKLLEGNMGKSGNFISIKEEVELVEQFMVILQIRYEQKFHLVTDFEEGVEDWEIPRMLLQPIVENSIFHGIVPTGTEGTVWITGKNIPGGIQIEIRDDGVGVEQDMLQRVQRTSDGDNSYVGIGLSHVADSIRLYFGPDSKMEISSGEGTLVKLVLMKKTGGDHGV; the protein is encoded by the coding sequence ATGATACAGCTTCTACAGAAACGTCTGGCTGCAAAAGTCATTCTCACCATATTAGTCGTTTGCTTAATCCCGACAGTCTTCAATAGTGTGTTCTTCTACCGTTCTGCCTCGGACGTCGTAAAAGAAAATGTAAGGGAATCATCAAGACAGATTGCCAGACAGGCAGCGGAATCTCTGTCCTTTATCTTCTCCAACGGGAGTGATATGTCCGACCTGATCTATAGTAATGAACGAATACAGGAGATCGTGAAGGATGATTTGAAAAGCGGCTCCCCAGCCGCCGGGAAAGAAGAAAATCAAGAGTATATGACCTCCTATCTGAATTCAAATATTTATACGAGTTCATTCGTGAGGATCCTCTACGTATTGAAGCAAGAAGGGAAGAGCTGGGGGAGCGGGACATTTTCCCCCTATAAGCTCTCACAAGTGAACGTCGATGAGATGGACTGGGCCGAGGAAGCTGTTCGAAGAGACGGAGAGTTGGTCTGGGGTGGGCTTGAGTATGACCGGTTCAGCGGAGCCGGCGAAAACACCGATCTTGTCCTGCCAATCACCAGGGTGCTGAAAGACTTTGATACGATGGAGAACATCGCCTACGTCCAGGTCGGCCTGGACGGAAAGGCGATATTGGATAAAATCAACCAGATCAAGCTTGGGAAGACCGGCCATTTCTTTGTGGTGAATGAGCAGGCTGAAGTTGTGATTGATAATGATTTAGAGTCCCTTCATAAACCCGTTGAGAATAAGGAAATGCGGGACTATATCCTATCTCAAAAAAGGGAATTCGAATATGAAGAAGAGGATATCCCTTATTATGGCGTTACGGAACCAATCGGGAACGGCTGGCTGATTGTCGGCAGGGTGCCTACATCTGAAATCACCGGTGAAATCATTTCGATTCAAAAAATCATCATTGGTGCATCCGTCATTTTCGGAATATTGGCGATTCTCGTCGGGAGCTTTATTGCAAAGAAAGTGACCGATCCGGTTAAGATTTTGACGCAGCAGATGAAGCTTGTCGGTGAGGGGAACTTGAAAGTGCGTACGAGTGTGGATTCGAAGGATGAAATCGGGATGATGAGCTCCGAATTCAACCACATGATCAACCGGGTGGAAGAGCTGCTTGAGCAAGTGAAAGAAGAACAGCATCAGAAGCAGGAAGCCGTCCTTCGGGCGATCAAACATAGAATCAATCCTCACTTCCTTTTTAACACATTGAGTACGATCCGCTGGCTTGTCCAGTTCAAGCAGACGGAAAGAGCCAATACCGCGCTTACTGCATTATCGAAACTCCTCGAGGGGAATATGGGGAAAAGCGGGAATTTCATCTCCATCAAGGAAGAAGTGGAATTGGTCGAACAGTTCATGGTGATTCTGCAAATCAGGTATGAGCAAAAGTTCCATTTGGTCACGGATTTTGAAGAGGGCGTGGAAGACTGGGAAATCCCAAGGATGCTTCTGCAGCCGATTGTGGAAAACTCAATCTTTCACGGAATCGTGCCAACCGGAACGGAAGGGACCGTGTGGATCACCGGAAAGAATATCCCCGGCGGAATTCAAATCGAGATCAGGGATGATGGAGTCGGTGTTGAGCAGGATATGTTACAGCGGGTGCAAAGAACATCAGACGGGGACAACTCCTATGTGGGGATCGGATTAAGTCATGTGGCCGATTCCATCAGGCTTTATTTCGGTCCGGATTCGAAGATGGAAATCAGCAGCGGTGAAGGCACTTTGGTGAAGCTTGTATTGATGAAGAAAACCGGGGGTGATCATGGTGTATAA
- a CDS encoding carbohydrate ABC transporter permease: protein MNGNFFSKLIVYLFLILGVIVFITPFIYMVMTTFINGAYSLPKPQEVFTAVPNFENYEIVWNKNNFFRYFMNSLLVAGVATVGSVFLGALTAYAFVRFTFPGKELLFRVFLFTMMIPLVLAIVPQFTVIKNLGLVNTYWGLWLLYIGGGVVGSTFFLRGFFETVPKELEESILMDGGGNWTIFRRIYLPLSKPALGTMAIFSFSGTWDEYFVALTIIKDEAMRTLPIALMMFQGKYASNWSWIFAASLIAILPVIIIYIIFQKKFVQSGHSEGAVKG from the coding sequence ATGAATGGGAACTTTTTTAGTAAATTGATTGTTTATCTGTTTCTCATATTGGGAGTCATCGTCTTTATCACACCTTTTATCTATATGGTGATGACGACGTTTATAAACGGCGCATACTCACTTCCGAAGCCGCAGGAAGTATTCACGGCAGTACCCAATTTTGAAAACTATGAAATTGTCTGGAATAAGAACAACTTCTTTCGTTACTTTATGAACAGCTTGCTGGTCGCAGGCGTTGCGACGGTCGGAAGTGTTTTCCTTGGAGCATTGACGGCGTATGCCTTTGTCCGGTTTACGTTCCCGGGCAAGGAACTGTTATTCAGGGTCTTTTTATTCACGATGATGATTCCGCTTGTTCTTGCGATCGTGCCTCAATTTACCGTCATCAAAAACCTCGGACTTGTGAACACATATTGGGGCTTGTGGCTGTTGTATATCGGCGGCGGTGTAGTCGGTTCTACTTTCTTCTTGAGGGGCTTCTTTGAGACGGTACCGAAGGAATTGGAAGAATCCATCTTGATGGATGGAGGCGGGAACTGGACGATTTTCAGAAGGATCTATCTGCCTCTTTCAAAGCCGGCGCTCGGTACCATGGCAATCTTCTCATTCTCGGGGACATGGGATGAGTACTTCGTGGCGCTGACGATCATCAAGGATGAAGCGATGAGGACATTGCCGATCGCGCTCATGATGTTCCAGGGGAAATATGCAAGCAACTGGTCATGGATTTTCGCGGCTTCCTTGATTGCGATCCTGCCGGTGATCATCATTTATATTATCTTCCAGAAGAAGTTTGTACAGAGTGGGCATTCAGAAGGAGCGGTTAAAGGATAA
- a CDS encoding response regulator: MVYNVMIVDDEPIIRFGLKSSIDWEDKNLHLIGDFSNGKQALEAMERTGHVDILITDIKMPVMDGITLMKKALQVNPKLKVVLVSSYNEFEYVREGLTHGAVDYILKQTLEPEQFSKTIHKCIDKILEEEKVTERLDYAELANKIHERRKTEQSIKRILLRKEPFQASEQRIENLPMPQLLLLGSIKDLDRLQDEFGFLYKNLIIEEIQERFYRETEDGYCFPIGENELIFFLGNTEEPRDTVNKLKQRIEKETALKLVFSYAVVTDPGKLVDGYHHAFLAGEQYFFQSDTVIFPYERGNEMHQKPLGLEEIKAMLHREHSLEKFLEARFARWKEEDMHPDLIKKEAGNILKALYWNKVDLGVLMDYISSMDSSETLEELTGLFHEARNECDMFLESESMHPHTDNELLDKALGYIHEHFTQEMTLQHVADHIHISRNYFSILFKRFMDINFIDYVIGLRINKAKELLSHTSLKVYEVAGESGFNDVKYFSKLFKKITGHSPGDYRTEHHK, from the coding sequence ATGGTGTATAACGTAATGATTGTGGATGATGAACCGATCATCCGCTTCGGCTTGAAATCCTCCATTGACTGGGAAGATAAAAATCTTCACTTGATCGGTGATTTTTCAAATGGAAAACAAGCGCTGGAGGCAATGGAAAGAACCGGCCATGTGGATATCCTGATCACCGATATCAAGATGCCTGTAATGGATGGCATCACCCTGATGAAGAAAGCGCTTCAGGTGAACCCTAAGCTTAAAGTGGTGCTGGTCAGCAGCTACAACGAATTTGAATATGTTCGGGAAGGCCTTACCCACGGGGCGGTTGATTATATCTTGAAACAGACACTGGAGCCTGAGCAATTTTCCAAGACCATCCATAAGTGTATAGACAAAATCCTCGAGGAGGAAAAAGTGACAGAGCGGCTTGATTATGCGGAACTGGCCAATAAGATTCACGAAAGGCGGAAGACGGAACAATCCATTAAGAGGATTCTCCTGCGAAAAGAACCGTTCCAAGCATCTGAACAAAGGATTGAAAATCTCCCCATGCCCCAGCTTTTACTACTTGGAAGCATTAAGGATCTTGACCGGCTTCAGGATGAATTTGGTTTCCTCTATAAAAACCTTATCATCGAAGAAATTCAGGAGCGTTTCTACAGAGAAACGGAAGACGGGTATTGCTTTCCGATAGGCGAAAACGAACTGATTTTCTTCTTGGGGAATACGGAAGAACCGCGGGATACCGTGAACAAGTTGAAGCAGAGGATTGAAAAGGAGACGGCGCTGAAGCTTGTGTTCAGCTATGCCGTGGTTACAGATCCGGGAAAATTGGTCGATGGATACCATCATGCTTTCCTGGCAGGCGAGCAGTATTTTTTCCAAAGTGATACGGTGATTTTTCCATATGAAAGAGGAAATGAAATGCATCAGAAGCCCCTGGGCCTTGAAGAGATAAAAGCCATGCTTCACAGGGAACATTCGCTTGAAAAGTTCCTTGAGGCGAGGTTTGCACGCTGGAAGGAAGAAGACATGCACCCTGACCTGATCAAGAAGGAAGCAGGGAATATCCTGAAGGCCCTTTACTGGAACAAGGTCGACCTAGGTGTGTTGATGGACTATATTTCAAGCATGGATTCTTCCGAAACTCTGGAAGAATTGACGGGACTCTTCCATGAAGCAAGGAATGAATGTGACATGTTTCTGGAATCGGAAAGCATGCATCCACATACGGATAATGAGCTGCTGGATAAGGCATTGGGCTATATCCATGAGCACTTTACACAAGAGATGACGCTGCAGCACGTCGCCGACCATATCCATATCAGCCGGAATTATTTCAGCATTCTGTTCAAACGCTTCATGGATATCAATTTCATCGATTACGTCATCGGCCTCCGAATCAATAAAGCAAAAGAACTCCTGAGCCACACTTCATTGAAGGTCTATGAAGTAGCCGGCGAATCAGGTTTCAATGATGTGAAGTACTTCAGTAAATTATTCAAGAAAATCACCGGACACTCGCCGGGGGATTACCGGACAGAGCATCACAAATAG
- a CDS encoding glycoside hydrolase family 66 protein has protein sequence MGKKKSLAVLASMSLTAAMLFGCMNSNSEPVFQSETIQQGKWVKELTTDKAAYAPGDSVKLSLSLNEKVEEGKILVQYKHLDETVKEEEIDLKGQDISWSWKPKKEDFKGYMVEVYVKQGDEVIDHQNIGVDVSSDWAKFPRYGYLADFFEMEAGQQEDVIDRLNRYHINGLQFYDWQYKHEKPLKMEDGKVAETWPDIANREVSRETIERYISLAHEKNMKTMNYNLLFGSYENAESEGVKKEWGLFKDPDAEEQDKHPLPDNWASDIYLMDPSNKEWQDFIINEEKQVFDHLDFDGWHVDQLGDRGVLWNAKGKTVDLSATYVPFLKEAKQELGTDLVMNAVSQYAQGYIASQAPVSFLYSELWDGHKTYSSLKGVIDQNGKYSKGKLNTILAAYMNYDLSDSMGEFNTPGVLMTNAVIFASGGAHLELGENMLSKEYFPHKKLSMSEELNTELTRYYDFLVAYQNLLRDGGEETEKEVKVKGDLTVSDQPKLGSVWSFSKKKEDKQLIHLINFTDAASLEWRDNQGTQPEPEEKKDIEVEVKVDGKADKVWVATPDAYQGSPVEIDFKQKGDSITFTVPSLKYWDMVVIDYK, from the coding sequence ATGGGAAAAAAGAAAAGCCTGGCCGTTCTGGCAAGCATGTCACTTACAGCAGCAATGCTTTTCGGGTGTATGAATTCAAACTCTGAACCTGTTTTTCAATCGGAGACGATTCAGCAGGGGAAATGGGTGAAAGAGCTGACCACGGATAAAGCCGCCTATGCACCGGGGGATTCTGTGAAACTATCATTATCCCTGAACGAAAAAGTAGAAGAAGGAAAAATACTAGTTCAGTATAAGCATCTGGACGAAACGGTGAAAGAAGAAGAAATAGACTTAAAAGGTCAAGACATATCTTGGTCATGGAAACCCAAGAAAGAGGATTTCAAAGGATATATGGTAGAAGTGTATGTGAAACAAGGAGATGAGGTCATTGACCACCAGAACATAGGGGTTGATGTATCATCCGATTGGGCTAAGTTTCCGAGGTACGGCTATCTTGCTGATTTCTTTGAGATGGAAGCAGGTCAGCAGGAAGATGTGATTGACAGGTTAAACCGTTATCACATCAACGGGCTGCAATTTTACGATTGGCAGTATAAACACGAGAAGCCGTTAAAGATGGAAGACGGCAAGGTTGCGGAAACCTGGCCGGATATCGCCAACCGGGAAGTCTCCAGGGAAACGATCGAACGCTACATTTCCCTTGCACATGAAAAGAATATGAAGACGATGAATTATAATCTCCTGTTCGGCAGCTATGAAAATGCCGAAAGTGAGGGAGTGAAAAAAGAGTGGGGCCTCTTCAAGGATCCTGATGCCGAAGAGCAGGATAAGCATCCCCTCCCTGATAATTGGGCGAGTGATATTTACCTGATGGATCCCTCCAATAAAGAATGGCAGGATTTCATTATCAATGAAGAAAAACAAGTGTTTGACCATCTGGACTTTGACGGGTGGCACGTCGATCAGCTCGGTGACCGTGGCGTACTTTGGAATGCAAAAGGAAAGACGGTCGACCTGTCGGCCACCTACGTGCCGTTTTTGAAGGAAGCCAAACAGGAACTTGGGACAGATTTAGTGATGAATGCCGTTTCGCAGTATGCACAGGGCTACATCGCGTCACAGGCACCGGTCAGTTTCCTGTATTCGGAACTCTGGGATGGGCACAAAACGTATTCGAGTCTTAAAGGCGTCATCGATCAGAATGGTAAATACAGCAAAGGGAAGCTGAATACGATCCTCGCTGCCTATATGAACTATGACTTATCCGACTCGATGGGAGAATTCAATACACCAGGCGTTCTGATGACGAATGCGGTTATTTTCGCATCGGGAGGGGCTCACTTGGAACTTGGTGAAAATATGCTCTCGAAAGAGTATTTCCCTCACAAGAAATTAAGTATGAGTGAAGAGCTGAACACCGAATTGACAAGGTATTATGACTTCCTGGTCGCCTATCAAAATCTCCTGCGTGACGGCGGGGAGGAAACGGAAAAAGAAGTGAAAGTAAAGGGTGATTTAACCGTCTCAGATCAGCCGAAGCTCGGCTCGGTCTGGTCATTTTCCAAAAAGAAAGAGGATAAGCAGCTCATCCATCTGATTAATTTCACTGATGCCGCTTCTCTGGAGTGGCGCGATAACCAAGGGACGCAGCCCGAACCCGAAGAAAAGAAGGACATCGAAGTGGAAGTGAAAGTAGACGGAAAGGCGGACAAGGTCTGGGTGGCGACACCTGATGCCTACCAAGGTTCCCCAGTTGAAATCGACTTTAAGCAAAAAGGGGACTCGATTACGTTCACTGTACCATCCCTGAAGTATTGGGACATGGTTGTAATCGATTATAAATAG
- a CDS encoding carbohydrate ABC transporter permease yields MDPNLNNNHSDIILTEKKPFSQRFKKGAKQWLDVSPFLLIGLAGASIFVIYPLIKGIVMSFQDYNILPGTESPFVGLENYKKAFSDPAFAYAVRNTFLNTVVTVPINWFLGLFFAVLINIQFVKYKITFRTLYYLPIITSWIVVAFLFRYLFADGENGLINFALVNLGIVDEPISWLQNQWTAMVVIWLFHIWKTVGWTVVIYLAALQGIPKNLYEAAAIDGASGIKAFRFVTIPMLRPITAFVIINLVMGAFNFFPQVYFITNGGPMGQTEVLQSMIYKQAFSNFNFGYSSALGVIMGLTIFLITFTQQKKLSNQKFM; encoded by the coding sequence ATGGACCCGAATCTAAATAACAATCACAGTGATATTATTCTTACTGAAAAAAAACCATTTTCCCAGCGGTTCAAAAAAGGGGCGAAGCAGTGGCTAGATGTCTCGCCGTTTCTACTCATCGGGCTTGCCGGGGCCAGTATATTTGTCATCTATCCCCTCATCAAAGGGATTGTCATGAGCTTTCAGGACTATAACATTCTTCCGGGTACGGAAAGTCCGTTTGTCGGGCTGGAAAACTATAAAAAGGCTTTCTCAGATCCGGCTTTTGCATACGCCGTCAGGAATACGTTTCTCAACACGGTCGTTACGGTTCCGATCAACTGGTTTTTAGGGTTGTTTTTTGCTGTGTTGATCAATATTCAATTTGTTAAGTACAAGATTACGTTCAGGACATTGTATTATCTGCCGATCATCACGTCGTGGATCGTTGTTGCATTCCTTTTCCGCTACCTGTTTGCAGATGGGGAAAACGGACTGATCAACTTCGCGCTCGTGAATCTGGGGATTGTGGATGAACCGATCAGCTGGCTGCAAAACCAGTGGACGGCGATGGTCGTCATCTGGCTGTTCCATATCTGGAAGACGGTAGGATGGACTGTGGTCATCTATCTGGCAGCGCTCCAGGGGATTCCAAAGAATCTATATGAAGCGGCGGCGATCGACGGGGCAAGCGGGATAAAAGCGTTCCGTTTTGTCACGATACCGATGCTTCGACCGATTACAGCTTTTGTCATTATTAACCTGGTCATGGGTGCGTTCAACTTCTTCCCGCAGGTCTACTTCATCACAAACGGCGGACCGATGGGGCAGACAGAAGTGCTGCAGAGCATGATCTACAAGCAGGCATTCAGCAATTTCAACTTTGGCTATTCTTCAGCACTCGGTGTAATAATGGGTCTGACGATCTTCCTGATTACATTCACGCAGCAGAAGAAATTGAGCAATCAGAAATTCATGTAG
- a CDS encoding restriction endonuclease, translating to MAAKYMYQSEVRHKGLNKYRVIKGDSYYVVEQKAKAQLNQWDEMWKKKKEAEKKKAERDNIIREKEAKKELAIEFTREAEEKIKEIENILLFTLEVDDRIDWDQLKDKTKFSKTKPKEPKALDAPEEPQKNMERFQPKLNILDKIFPSMKSKKVNLSEELFKETYEGWELEKERIHKENEERLVKYEKALLQWEEEKAKFQLEQDEKNNAVEAQKENYFNSCPTAIVDYGDMVLANSSYPDEFPQEYDIDYNHVNKIMVVDYSLPTPEDIPTLKEVKYIQSRDEYKEVRLSAATEKKLYDDLLYQITLRSLHELFEADTISALDSIVFNGWVKSIDKSTGKEVNACILSVQATKKEFMEINLSLVDPKSCFKNLKGIGSSKLHSLSPVAPIIKIDRDDPRFVSSYDVIDAIDDSENLAAMDWQDFEHLIRELFEKEFNHSGGEVKITQASKDGGVDAVAFDPDPIRGGKVVIQAKRYTNAVGVSAVRDLYGTLMNEGANKGILVSTADYGPDAYDFAKGKPITLLNGGNLLHLLQKHGQKARIDLKEAKKQLLEKDSKSG from the coding sequence ATGGCAGCTAAGTACATGTATCAAAGTGAAGTTAGACATAAGGGACTTAACAAATATAGAGTCATTAAGGGCGACAGTTATTATGTAGTTGAACAAAAGGCAAAAGCTCAGTTGAATCAGTGGGATGAAATGTGGAAAAAGAAAAAAGAAGCTGAGAAGAAAAAGGCTGAAAGAGATAACATCATAAGAGAGAAAGAGGCTAAAAAGGAACTTGCTATTGAGTTTACGAGAGAAGCTGAAGAAAAGATTAAAGAAATTGAAAATATACTCCTTTTTACTTTAGAGGTAGATGATCGAATTGATTGGGATCAGTTAAAGGATAAAACAAAATTCAGTAAAACAAAACCTAAAGAGCCAAAAGCACTTGATGCTCCAGAAGAGCCTCAAAAAAATATGGAAAGATTTCAGCCTAAGTTGAATATTCTTGATAAGATATTTCCCTCAATGAAATCAAAAAAGGTGAATTTATCAGAAGAATTGTTTAAGGAGACTTACGAGGGCTGGGAACTAGAAAAAGAAAGAATCCATAAAGAGAATGAGGAAAGATTAGTTAAATATGAAAAAGCCCTTCTTCAATGGGAAGAAGAAAAAGCAAAGTTTCAATTAGAACAAGATGAGAAAAATAATGCTGTTGAAGCACAGAAAGAAAATTATTTCAATTCCTGTCCAACCGCAATAGTTGATTATGGTGATATGGTCCTTGCAAATTCTTCATACCCAGATGAGTTTCCGCAAGAATATGATATTGATTATAACCATGTAAATAAAATAATGGTTGTTGATTATTCACTTCCAACCCCAGAGGATATCCCTACTCTAAAGGAAGTGAAGTATATTCAATCAAGAGATGAGTATAAGGAAGTTCGATTGTCAGCGGCAACTGAAAAGAAGCTATACGATGATTTACTATACCAGATTACATTAAGGTCACTACACGAGTTGTTTGAAGCCGATACCATCAGTGCACTGGACTCAATCGTTTTTAATGGATGGGTCAAATCAATTGATAAGTCGACAGGTAAAGAGGTAAATGCTTGTATTCTTTCGGTTCAAGCCACAAAGAAAGAATTCATGGAAATTAATCTTTCACTTGTTGACCCTAAATCGTGTTTTAAGAACTTAAAGGGTATTGGAAGCAGTAAGTTACACAGCCTTTCTCCAGTGGCACCTATCATAAAGATAGATCGTGATGACCCTAGATTTGTTTCTTCATATGACGTAATTGATGCGATAGATGATAGTGAAAATTTGGCGGCAATGGACTGGCAAGATTTTGAGCATTTAATTAGAGAGTTATTTGAAAAGGAGTTTAATCATTCTGGTGGGGAGGTTAAAATAACACAAGCCAGTAAAGATGGGGGAGTTGATGCAGTAGCATTCGATCCCGACCCGATTCGTGGTGGAAAGGTAGTCATTCAAGCAAAAAGATACACAAACGCTGTAGGTGTGTCTGCAGTCCGTGATTTGTACGGAACCTTAATGAACGAAGGAGCTAACAAAGGTATTTTGGTTTCCACTGCTGATTATGGACCTGACGCGTATGATTTTGCTAAAGGAAAGCCCATTACACTCTTAAACGGAGGAAACCTTCTCCATTTATTACAAAAGCATGGACAAAAAGCAAGAATAGATTTAAAAGAGGCGAAAAAACAGTTGTTGGAAAAGGACTCGAAGTCAGGTTAA